Part of the Crossiella cryophila genome, GGCTGGTGTATTCGGCGGGGCGGATCGGGGATCTGGTCGCGGCTTTGTTCGACTACACCGGGGAGTGGTGGGAGCCGGTGGTGCAGGTGTGCATCGGGCTGGCCGCGCTGCTCAAGGTGGTGGGGTGGACCATTCCGGGGTGGGGGCCTCGGCTGTCGGTGGCGCTGGGTGCGGTGGACCGGCGGCGGGCGCTGCGGGAGCTGACCCCGTTGTGGCAGGCGCTGTACCGGTCCGCGCCGGATATCGCGTTGATCGACCCGCTGGGTGGCGGGCAGCGGCAGAAGCTGGACTTCCGGTTGTACCGCAAGGTGATCGAGATCCGGGACGGGCAGCTCGCGTTGCGGCCGTACCTGGATCCGGAGGTGGCCGGGACCGCGCGGCGGCTCGGGGTCGCGGCCGGGCTGAGCGGGTCCGAGCTGGATGTCGTGGTGGAGGCGGCTCGGTTGCGGGTCGCGTTGCGGGATCAGGCCGAGGGGTACCGGCCGGAGCATTCGGGGTCGGTGGGCTCGGACGGGGTCGGGGATCTGGCCGAGGAGCTTTCCTGGCTGCGGCGGGTGTCCAGGGCGTTCTCCGGGTCGCCGGTGGTGGCCGCGGTGCTCGCCGAGACCAGCAGGGAGCACGCGTGACCGTCCCGGCCTGCCCGTTCGACCAGGAGTTCTTCGCCGACCCGTATCCGGCCTACGCGGCCTGGCGGGCCGAGGCCGCCGCGGTGCCCGCGCGCACCCCGGACGGCGCGCCGGTGTGGCTGGTCAGCCGGGAGTACGACGTGCGCGCGGCACTGGCCGATCCGCGGTTGTCGGTGAGCAAGCGCAATTCCAACGGCGCCGGCTACCGCGGTTTCGCGCTGCCGCCCGCGCTGGATGCCAACCTGCTCAACCTGGACGCCCCCGATCACACCCGGCTGCGCAGGCTGGTCACCGCCGCGTTCACCCCGCGCCGGATGGCCGCGATGCGCCCGATGATCCAGGCCGAGACCGCGCGGCTGCTGGACCGGATCGCCGTGCAGGGCGGCGGCGACGTGCTGGCCGACCTGGCGTTCCCGTTGCCGCTGAAGGTGATCGGCGAGCTGCTCGGCGTGCCCGAGGCTGGGCGGCACGACTTCGACGGCTGGACCACCACGCTGATCGCACCCGATCCGGACGACCCCGGCGCGGCCGTGAAGGCGATCGGGAACATGCAGGCGTTCCTGGTGCACCTGGTGGCGGAGAAGCGGAAACAGCCCGCCGAGGACCTGCTGTCCGCACTGGTGTCCACAAGGGACAGTGGGGAGCGGGTCAGCGAGGACGAGCTGGTGTCGCTGGCCTTCCTGTTGCTGTGGACCGGATACGAGAACCCGGTGCACCTGATCGGCAACGGGGTGCTGGCACTGCTGCGGCATCCCGAACAGCTGGCGTTGCTGCGTGAGGGCGAGGTGGACCCGGCGCAGGCGGTGGAGGAACTGCTGCGCTACGACCAGCCCTACCAGTTCGCCATCCGCCGCTTCCCGATCGAGGACATCGAGATCGGCGAGGTGACCATCCCGGCGGGCGACACCGTGCTGCTGGCGATCAACTCGGCCAACCGCGACCAGACCTGCTTCACCCAGGCCGAACGCCTGGACCTGCGCCGCGGCCACAACCCGCACCTGGCCTTCGGCCACGGCCCGCACCACTGCCCGGCCGCACCGCTGGCCCGGATCGAGGCCGAGGAGACGATCACCGCGCTGGTGCGGCGTTTCCCCAAGCTACGGCTGGCGGTCGGCGAGGACGAGTTGCGCTGGCGGCCGTCCTGGCGCAGCCACTCGCTGCGCGCGCTGCCGGTGGAGATCTAGGCCGGCGCGGCGGCTCGGTCACGATCACCCATCACTGTGAGCACGGTCACGCTCCGGATGTGCGGTGGCGGACAGACTGACGTGATCATCAGGAGCAGTCTGTTGCCCGCCCGACTCCGCCGCCGAAGTTCCCGGAGCACCAGGATGAGCCAGCACCAGCCGCCACCACTGCCGCCCTACCGGGCCGTGCTGGTCGCGGACAGCCGGGACCACGCCGGCCAGGGGGTGCGGCGGCCGCCCGACGAGGCGGTGCCCGAGGTGCTGTGCGCGACCTTCGCCCGCATCGGCCACCCCGAACTGTGGCAGGAACTGACCTTCCAGGACAGCACCGCCGACGGCCACACCCTGGCCATGGACACCCGGCACCTGCCGCTGCTGATCGACCCCTATCTCCAGGCCCTGCACCAGGAACTCGCCCTCCGGCACCGCCGCGCGCACGGCCCCGCCCTGCGCCACCCGCTGCGCCTGCGGATCAGCCTCAGCGTCGGTCCCCTCGCCGACACCCCGCACACCACCGCCAGGGGCGAGGCGCACAACCTGGTCAACGCCCAGTCCGTGCGCAACCTGCTGTGCCGCACCGAACCCGGCGTCGGTTTCGTCGCCGCGATCCTGTCCGACCGGGTGTTCACCGATGTGGTGCGGGCCGGCTACACCCGGCTGACGCCCGCGGAGTTCACCAGGACCGAGGTGCGGGTGAAGCAGTACCACGGCACGGCATACCTCCATCTGCCGCAGCACCGCCCATGAACCCGGAGCGGGCCTTCCGGAAGGAAGTCGGCGAGACCAACTGGGCCGAACTGCTCACGCTGGGCAGACCGCTCCGGTTCCGTCCGCGGGCGGAACTGATTCGTCAGGGCGGTTACGACGATTTCCTGTTCGTGGTGACCGAGGGCCGGATCAAGGTGCTGCACCGGGACGAGGACGGCGAGCAGTTGCTGATGGCCGTCCGCGGGCCGGGCGACCTGGTCGGCGAACTCGCCAAGACCGGGTCGGCGCCGCGCAGCGCCACCGTGTTCGCGGTGGATCCCTGCTGTGCGCTCAGGGTCGGCTCGGCAGAGTTCGACCACTTCATCAGCAGGCACGGGCTGACCGACAAGGTGCTGGAGTACTCCTACGGCAAGCTGAGGGAAAGCGTGGCCAACCGCACCCGGCTGGCGCATGCCCGGCCGGGCGCGCGGATCGCGCGGCTGCTGGCCGACACCCTGGACCTGGCCGGTCCCCGGCTGGCCGACTCGCGGCGACTGCCGTTCACCCAGCAGGAGCTGGCCACCGATCTTGGCCTGTCCCGCAGCAAGGTCGCCGCGGTGATCGCCGAGCTGCGTTCGGCCGGCGTGCTCGACGGGGGTCCGCAGCTGAGGGTCGCCGACCCGGCCCGGCTACGCGAACGCGCGAACCGGTCCGGTCACGATCCCGATGATCTGTGACCCCAGTCACGCCAATTGTGTCCAGCAGTGGACAAAATCCGTCGCTGGGTCCGGCGACGCTGGTCCTGTACCGGCCTCGGCCATCACCTTCGGCGACACCACGGAGCCATCAGCATGTCCCAGCACCAGCCCAGTGATCTGCCGCCGTACCGCGCGGTGCTCGTGGTCGACATCAAGGACTACAGCGGTTACCAGGGCGTCGAGCACCAGTCGCTGAGCGAACAGGTGCCGGAGATCCTGGCCGCCACCTTCGCCCGCATCGGCCGCCCAGAGGTGTGGGACGAGAAGAGCTTCCACGACAGCACCGGCGACGGCTACGCCGTGGGCCTGGACCCGCGGCGGCTGCCCCTGCTGATCGATCCGTTCCTGACCGGGCTGCAGCAGGAGCTGGCCCACCGGCACGAGCTGGCCACCGGCACGGCCGCCCACAACCCGGTGCGCATGCGGGTCAGCCTCAGCGTCGGCCCGCTCACCGACACCGGCCACAACCTGCTGGGCGACGGCAAGGGCACACACCGGGTCGAGGCGCACCGCCTGGTGGACGCGCCCGCGGTGAAGGAGCTGCTGGAACGGACCAACCCGACGCTCACCTTCGTGGCCGCGATCCTGTCCGAGCGGGTGTTCCAGGACGCGGTCGCGACCGGCTACACCGGAGTGGACGCCAGCGAGTTCACCCCGGCCGAGGTGCGGATCAAGCAGTACCAGGGCACCGCCTACCTGTATCTGTCTCGGGCCTCGGGCGATGCCCTGGCCAACGGCCTGGTCCCCGGGACAGCACCGGTGGCCCCGCCAGCGGCGGCCCCGGTCGACCCGCCCGCTCCCGCCGCGGAGGGGAACCGGAGCCGCGGCGGCATGGGCGATCTGCACGAGGTCAGCGGCACGATCATCGCGGGCAACGACGGCTCGGTGCAGACCGGCGACGGCCAGCAGATCATCGGGGATCCCGGCCTGGCGGTGCACAACTCCGAGTTCACCGGGGGCATCCACCAGTCCGCGCCGCGCCGGAAGCGGGGGCGGCGACCGTGACCGAGCCGTCCTTCGCGGACCGCGGCCGGGGCGGCATGGGCGACCTGCACGAGGTCAGCGGCCAGGTGCTGGCGGGCAACGACGGTCCCGTGCAGACCGGTAGCGGCATCCAGATCATCACCTACAACCAGTTCCGCGAGGAACTGGACGACCGGCAGTCTCAGCGGATCCGCTGGGTATCGGCGGAGCAGGTGACCTGGTTGCGGGACCGTTTCGTCGAACCGAGGGGTTTCGGCGAGGCGGCCGGTCGGCTGGACCGCGGGCGGACCGTGTTCGTGCACGGCTCCCCCGGGTCCGGCCGCCGGACCGCGGCGATCATGCTGCTCGCCGATGTGGCTGTGGCCGGTGAGATCCGGGAGATCTCCGTGGTGCCCGGCGACGCGGCCGTGTTCGACCCCATGGATGTCGGCGAGACCGAACGACTCCTGCTCGATCTGTCTACTTTGGACGGACCCGATTTCGCCGGGGCGGGCGAGCTGCTCGGCGTGCTCACCGGCCAGGTCCGGCAGCGGCACGGCGCGCTGGCCGTGGTGCTCCCGGAACGTGGCACGGCCAGGGTGGACGACTGGTTCCGGGAGTCGCTGGCCGCGGTGGCCCTCGACTCCCACCACCGGAGGCTGGTGCTGGAGCGCCACCTGCGTGAGAACGGGATCGCCGTCACCCCCGCCGATCTCGACGATCCCCGGCTCGACGTGGTGCTCCGGGCGGACCCCGCCGCCGAACTGGCCCGGCTGGCCGACCTGCTGACCACCGAGCGGCCCCGGCACCAGGACTTCGCGGACACGGTGGAGACCGCACTGGCGGCCTATCGGAACTGGGCGGAGGAACTGACCCAGCGATTCAAGGACAACACCGATCCGCGCTGGCGGGCCTTGATCGTGGCCGCGGCGTTGCTGGAGGGGACCCGTCTGGAAGCAGTGCACCACGCGTGCGCGAGGCTGCTCGAGCACGCGGGTGATCCGGTCTCGGTGGAACACCCGCTGGCCGCCGAGCCCCTGACGCACCGGCTGACCCTGGTCGGCGCGCAGGTGGTGGCCGGCCGGGTGCGGTTCACCAAACTGGCCTACGGCGAAGCGGTACTGAACCACGTGTGGCGGGAGCTGCCGGGTCTACGGGAGCTGCTCACCCGCTGGGTCGAACAGTTGCCCACGGCGCCGCGCACCATGATGTCCGCCGCCGACCGGCGCGGCATGGCCGACCGGTTCACCGAGCTGACCCTCAACTCCGGCGAGCGCACCGATCTGCGGTGGCTCACCCGGCACTGGGCGGACTCCACCAATCCCAGGGTGGTGCCGCTGGCGCTGAGCACACTCCGGCTGTCGGTGTTCGATCGCGCTTCCGGCGGCTACTTCCGGCAGATGCTCGCCGACTGGTCCCGGACGACCGGCGGTTCGGCCAACCGGGCCAGAATGATCATCACCGCCTGTACCGAGTTGCTGAACGAGTCCCACCAGCCACTCGCCCTGTCCATGCTGCAGAACCTGTTGGCGCACCACGATCCCGCGGTGGTCGCCGACGCGCGCGCGGCGCTACTGGAGCTGGCTTTCACGACCAGTGCCCGGTTCTCGGTCCTCCGACGGGTCACCGAGGCGATGGCCCGTGGCGACGCGGTACCGGCCAACTCCTCGGTGTTCCACGCGCTGACCGCCCCACGGGAACTGTTCGCCCCGGACGGCGTCTCGGTGCCGTTGTGGTCGACACCAGGCATTCGGGACCTGCTGCACACCGGCTGGCGGGCCACGTTCGGACAAGGCATCACCGTCGAGGCCGTGAC contains:
- a CDS encoding MAB_1171c family putative transporter encodes the protein MVSLIALLYKLRDLRRDRREPGLLALCATFAVLTITYTLFIPVVWAWVDRVLGVPNIGGIINQGMVILLTMAQLSVVLRWSAPAEVAWPRIRYRLWLYSLVLGAMAVLYALALATEVQDHEYVLALVRSPYYQVYLVLYLGAYTLGQADVMRLCWRYAKVAGRPWLRRGLRLAAASSALGLVYSAGRIGDLVAALFDYTGEWWEPVVQVCIGLAALLKVVGWTIPGWGPRLSVALGAVDRRRALRELTPLWQALYRSAPDIALIDPLGGGQRQKLDFRLYRKVIEIRDGQLALRPYLDPEVAGTARRLGVAAGLSGSELDVVVEAARLRVALRDQAEGYRPEHSGSVGSDGVGDLAEELSWLRRVSRAFSGSPVVAAVLAETSREHA
- a CDS encoding cytochrome P450 family protein; the protein is MTVPACPFDQEFFADPYPAYAAWRAEAAAVPARTPDGAPVWLVSREYDVRAALADPRLSVSKRNSNGAGYRGFALPPALDANLLNLDAPDHTRLRRLVTAAFTPRRMAAMRPMIQAETARLLDRIAVQGGGDVLADLAFPLPLKVIGELLGVPEAGRHDFDGWTTTLIAPDPDDPGAAVKAIGNMQAFLVHLVAEKRKQPAEDLLSALVSTRDSGERVSEDELVSLAFLLLWTGYENPVHLIGNGVLALLRHPEQLALLREGEVDPAQAVEELLRYDQPYQFAIRRFPIEDIEIGEVTIPAGDTVLLAINSANRDQTCFTQAERLDLRRGHNPHLAFGHGPHHCPAAPLARIEAEETITALVRRFPKLRLAVGEDELRWRPSWRSHSLRALPVEI
- a CDS encoding Crp/Fnr family transcriptional regulator, yielding MNPERAFRKEVGETNWAELLTLGRPLRFRPRAELIRQGGYDDFLFVVTEGRIKVLHRDEDGEQLLMAVRGPGDLVGELAKTGSAPRSATVFAVDPCCALRVGSAEFDHFISRHGLTDKVLEYSYGKLRESVANRTRLAHARPGARIARLLADTLDLAGPRLADSRRLPFTQQELATDLGLSRSKVAAVIAELRSAGVLDGGPQLRVADPARLRERANRSGHDPDDL